GCACCCTTTCCGCCGCGATAGCCGCGCTGCGCGCACGACGCCCCGACTGGTCGACGGCGGTCCGGGAGGCGAAGGAGTACCTGAGCGGAGCCCTGCGCGCCGCCGACCGGCTCGAAGTGGGCCACGGGCACGGGCCGGTGCACCACTTTCACGACCGATGGAGTTGAGGGTGCGCGCGGGCCGGTTCGCCCGGCGGCTCGCGTGAATCACGTGGACAACCCGGCCCGTCGTGGGAGCCGGGACATCGAGAGCAGCCACCGGAACGCCCCGGCTCACACGCCGAGGTGGGAGGAGACCCATGAATCGTCGACTGCCCGAGCCCGATCCGGACGGTTTCTGCGCCGCCGCATGGGCACACACCGCCGAGCTGCAGGACGCGATCGTGCGCCATCCGTTCAACCTGGCGCTCGCCGACGGAACGCTGCAACGCGACCGCTTCGCGTTCTACATCGTTCAGGACGCACGCTACCTGTTCGGATTCGCCCGAGCTCTGGCCGCGACGGCGGCACGTGCCGAGGACCCGGCGGACTCCGCTTTCCTCGCGGGCAGCGCGCACGGCGCCCTGGCCGAGGAACGCAGATTGCACGCGGGCTACGTCGAAGAGCTCGGTCTCACCGAGGAGGAGATGTCCGGCATCGAGACCTCGCCGACCTGTTTGGCCTACACCTCGTACCTGCGGGCGAGCGCGCAGAGCGAACCCTACCCGGTGGCGGTCGCCGCGCTGCTGCCGTGCTTCTGGGTGTACCAGCACGTGGGCAGCACGATTCTGGAGCAGACCGGGGACACGTCCGGACACCCCTACGGCAGGTGGATCGACACCTACGCCGACGAGGAGTTCGCCGCGACGGTGCTCGGGGCCAGGGAGCTGACCGACAGGTTGGCCGCAGCTGCCGACGAGCGAACCCGCGAGCGGATGCTCACGGCTTTCGTCCGGTGCAGCGAGTACGAGTGGCTCTTCTGGAACAGCGCGTGGGAGAAGCAGGAGTGGCCGACCGCGCGGTGGCTTCCCCGGAGGGGAGACCACGTGGAGTGACGTTCGGGGGTGCGCTGCCCGGACCGGGGTGACCGTTGGCTCGGGCGCCCCGGGCGGGAACCGGCGGGATTCCGGCAGGTGAACCCCGCCGAACGCAAGACCCCGATCAGTAGATCCGGCGCGCGAGCGAAACCTTGGAGGCGTGCAGTTTGCGCAGCGTCCCCGGGTCGAATCCACCCGTCGGTGGCTGGGACATGCTCAGATCCGTGTTCAACGACCACCCCGAGCCGCGTTCGATCAGCGAACGGTGCTTGTTGGTGTAGTAGTTCGTGTCGATCACGATCGCCGTGCCGCTCGCACCGGCCGCGGCCGCCATCAGATGCATGTGGAAGCGGGTGGACAACCAGCGTTGCCCCGCTGTTGCGGGCAGACCGTTGTCCATGATCTCGGAGAAGGGGTAGAAACGCGCGCCTGGCAGCTCGTGTTCGACCAGGGCGAATATCTCCCGGTCCACCCGGGGGATCCCCTCCACGAAACCGACCTGTTCGGAAGGCACTCCCCACTGGCGCAGCGTGTCCAACACGTGCCCTGCGAGCGCGGGGGCGCTCAGCGTGAGCAGGTCCGACTGGATGCAGACCATGACCTCGGGGACCTGATCGTCCCGGTAGAGCCCGGATCCGGTGTCGAAGAAGAGATCGTCGCCCGTGGACGTGACTCCCGCAACGTCGGCCAGTACCTCGGAGGACGGTTCGTCCCGGACGTCGACGACGTCGAAGTGCCGTGCCAGCTCCCGCACCAGTGGACGAGCGTCGGCCGCCACGGGAGTGAGTCCCTGCCCGGTCATGGCCAGCCGACCCCCGGAATGCTCGCTGCTGGCCACCGCGGCGGCCAGCAGTCCGATGTGGTGCGGCCAGATGCCGTTGATGTAGCCGCCTCCGATGATGTGGAACACATCGGCCCGAGCGGCCACCCTGATTCCGGCCACCCAGCGGGGAGCCATTCCGGGGTTGTCGATCGCCTGCCTGACGAAGGAGGCAACCTGCCAGGGTTCGCCGGACGAGGCCTGCCAGCACAACCGCCAGAAGGTGTCTGTGAAGCGCACGTTCGGGTGCAGTTCCCCCAGCAGCACCTCGCTGGGCCCCGGA
This genomic stretch from Actinopolyspora halophila DSM 43834 harbors:
- the tenA gene encoding thiaminase II; this translates as MNRRLPEPDPDGFCAAAWAHTAELQDAIVRHPFNLALADGTLQRDRFAFYIVQDARYLFGFARALAATAARAEDPADSAFLAGSAHGALAEERRLHAGYVEELGLTEEEMSGIETSPTCLAYTSYLRASAQSEPYPVAVAALLPCFWVYQHVGSTILEQTGDTSGHPYGRWIDTYADEEFAATVLGARELTDRLAAAADERTRERMLTAFVRCSEYEWLFWNSAWEKQEWPTARWLPRRGDHVE
- a CDS encoding polysaccharide pyruvyl transferase family protein, with product MNNPSPEHSTFYLVGTTGNPNYGDELIAATWLKYLAHHAPEATVWLDCPNPGPSEVLLGELHPNVRFTDTFWRLCWQASSGEPWQVASFVRQAIDNPGMAPRWVAGIRVAARADVFHIIGGGYINGIWPHHIGLLAAAVASSEHSGGRLAMTGQGLTPVAADARPLVRELARHFDVVDVRDEPSSEVLADVAGVTSTGDDLFFDTGSGLYRDDQVPEVMVCIQSDLLTLSAPALAGHVLDTLRQWGVPSEQVGFVEGIPRVDREIFALVEHELPGARFYPFSEIMDNGLPATAGQRWLSTRFHMHLMAAAAGASGTAIVIDTNYYTNKHRSLIERGSGWSLNTDLSMSQPPTGGFDPGTLRKLHASKVSLARRIY